A stretch of the Teredinibacter haidensis genome encodes the following:
- the mreD gene encoding rod shape-determining protein MreD — translation MERKHPVVVLVISLLIGLLIAVFPLPTDIAYLRPEVVCMLVAYWVMQSPQHLGMFFAWSVGLVQDIVEATVWGAHALALTLLAYICLMSYQRIRNYSVWHQSMWIFILVGTHQVVVNWVQGIAGYRSPTQLLLLPTIMSALCWPLIVFIFHRIRVRYRLA, via the coding sequence ATGGAGCGTAAGCACCCGGTCGTGGTGTTGGTGATCAGTTTGCTGATCGGCCTATTGATCGCGGTGTTTCCACTGCCGACGGATATCGCTTACTTAAGGCCTGAAGTTGTGTGCATGCTGGTGGCCTACTGGGTGATGCAATCTCCTCAGCATCTGGGCATGTTCTTCGCCTGGAGTGTGGGATTGGTGCAGGATATTGTGGAGGCCACCGTCTGGGGGGCGCATGCTTTGGCGCTTACGCTGCTGGCGTACATTTGCTTGATGTCTTATCAGCGTATTCGCAACTACTCAGTCTGGCACCAGTCGATGTGGATATTTATTTTGGTGGGTACGCATCAGGTTGTCGTGAATTGGGTGCAAGGAATTGCCGGTTACCGCTCGCCGACCCAGCTATTGTTGCTGCCAACGATAATGAGCGCTCTCTGCTGGCCGTTGATAGTTTTTATCTTTCACCGGATTCGCGTACGCTATCGTCTCGCTTGA
- the mreC gene encoding rod shape-determining protein MreC codes for MFRQGPSLSVRVTVLTFASLGIAFAYLYTDWFDSLKDQASDFSAPFYWVSDLPSRASDWADNRLMSRGRLIQENEALRTELLVHKRKLQQMASLAAENVRLRQLLNSADMLEDRVIIAELIGIAPDPTIHKVIVSKGSNDGVYIGQAMVDANGLMGQVVQVGARSSQVLLITDTTHALPVQINRNGVRLVAEGVGSLYQLAIRHVSNTVDIKVGDLLVSSGLGQRFPVGYPVAEVVDVHFNPGKPFAQVLARPMAEMNKSRHVLLVFDQPPSEGEN; via the coding sequence CTGTTTCGCCAAGGTCCTTCACTTTCTGTTCGTGTTACGGTGCTGACGTTCGCATCGTTGGGCATCGCTTTCGCCTATCTCTATACCGACTGGTTTGACTCGCTTAAGGATCAGGCCAGCGATTTCTCCGCACCTTTCTACTGGGTTTCCGACTTGCCATCACGCGCAAGCGACTGGGCCGACAATCGGTTGATGTCGCGCGGTCGACTGATTCAGGAAAACGAAGCGTTGCGTACCGAGTTGCTTGTTCATAAGCGCAAGCTGCAGCAGATGGCGTCGCTGGCGGCAGAAAATGTACGCCTGCGTCAGCTGCTCAATTCCGCGGATATGCTCGAAGACCGGGTGATTATTGCAGAGCTTATCGGTATCGCGCCGGATCCGACAATCCATAAAGTGATTGTCAGTAAAGGCAGCAATGATGGCGTCTATATTGGTCAGGCCATGGTAGATGCCAACGGTCTGATGGGGCAGGTAGTGCAAGTGGGCGCGCGCAGCAGTCAGGTGCTGTTGATTACCGATACAACGCATGCATTACCCGTTCAGATCAATCGCAACGGTGTGCGCCTAGTGGCTGAAGGCGTAGGAAGTCTATATCAGCTGGCTATTCGCCATGTCTCTAATACCGTGGACATTAAGGTTGGTGATCTGCTGGTCAGTTCCGGTCTAGGGCAGCGCTTTCCCGTGGGCTATCCAGTTGCAGAGGTTGTAGATGTGCATTTTAATCCGGGTAAACCCTTTGCTCAGGTGCTCGCCCGGCCAATGGCGGAAATGAACAAAAGCCGTCATGTTTTACTGGTCTTCGATCAGCCGCCCTCGGAGGGGGAAAACTAG
- the gatC gene encoding Asp-tRNA(Asn)/Glu-tRNA(Gln) amidotransferase subunit GatC — translation MNPSEIEKLANLARLKISEETIEETANSITEVLALVDQLQAVDTLGASPMAHPLDAVQRLRADTVSEPNLREKFQSIAPATENGLYLVPKVIE, via the coding sequence GTGAACCCCTCGGAAATTGAAAAACTGGCCAACCTGGCCCGTCTGAAAATCAGCGAAGAAACCATTGAAGAAACCGCTAACAGTATTACCGAAGTGCTTGCGCTGGTAGACCAATTACAAGCAGTGGACACTCTGGGAGCAAGCCCCATGGCCCACCCGCTGGACGCTGTTCAACGCTTGCGCGCCGATACGGTTAGTGAACCCAACTTGCGCGAAAAGTTTCAATCCATAGCGCCGGCCACAGAAAACGGGCTCTATCTCGTACCCAAGGTTATCGAATAA
- the gatA gene encoding Asp-tRNA(Asn)/Glu-tRNA(Gln) amidotransferase subunit GatA, which produces MHNLTIADIIRKLGAKEFSSEEITRYLLDRIKQLDNTYNCFITVTEDLAIAQAKAADQQLASGSAPTLCGVPFAHKDIFCTDGIRTSCGSKMLDNFVPPYNATVVQNYLDAGAVMLGKTNMDEFAMGSSNETSYYGPVKNPWNTDCVPGGSSGGSAAAVAARLTPAATATDTGGSIRQPAALCGITGIKPTYGRVSRWGMIAFASSLDQGGVMARSAEDAALMLNVMASFDSKDSTCVDEPLSDYTATLNESLAGITIGVPEEYFGEGLDAGTQAAVEAAIKEYEKAGATIKTISLPHTHLAVPAYYVIAPAECSANLSRFDGVRYGYRCDNPKDLEDLYKRSRGEGFGDEVKRRILVGTYCLSAGYYDAYYGKAQQVRRLIKQDFVDAFKDVDVILGPTSPSPAFEFGAKSDDPVAMYLEDIYTIATNLAGLPGMSIPCGLVDNKPVGLQLIGNYFAEGKLLNLAHQFQQATDFHTLAPASIA; this is translated from the coding sequence ATGCACAACCTGACCATTGCCGACATTATTCGCAAACTAGGTGCGAAAGAATTTTCCAGCGAGGAAATTACCCGCTATCTACTCGACCGCATTAAACAGTTGGATAACACATACAACTGTTTTATAACCGTTACCGAGGATCTGGCCATCGCACAAGCCAAGGCGGCTGACCAGCAACTTGCCAGCGGCAGCGCACCAACGCTTTGCGGCGTTCCTTTTGCGCATAAAGATATCTTCTGCACCGATGGTATTAGAACCAGTTGTGGCTCAAAAATGCTCGATAACTTCGTACCGCCCTACAACGCCACCGTTGTACAGAACTATCTGGATGCTGGCGCGGTTATGCTGGGCAAGACCAATATGGACGAGTTCGCCATGGGCTCATCCAACGAAACCAGCTACTACGGCCCGGTTAAAAATCCCTGGAACACCGATTGTGTTCCGGGAGGCTCCTCTGGAGGCTCTGCCGCTGCCGTTGCCGCACGACTGACGCCAGCAGCCACCGCTACCGACACCGGCGGTTCCATCCGCCAACCCGCTGCACTGTGTGGCATTACCGGCATTAAGCCCACCTATGGCCGCGTGTCCCGCTGGGGCATGATCGCCTTTGCCTCTAGCCTGGACCAAGGCGGCGTTATGGCCCGCAGCGCAGAAGACGCTGCACTGATGCTGAATGTTATGGCCAGCTTTGACAGCAAGGATTCCACCTGCGTCGATGAGCCCCTCAGCGACTACACCGCCACGCTGAATGAGTCATTGGCAGGCATCACTATCGGCGTCCCAGAGGAATATTTTGGCGAAGGCTTAGATGCCGGTACCCAGGCGGCCGTTGAGGCCGCGATTAAAGAGTACGAAAAAGCCGGGGCGACCATTAAAACAATCTCCCTACCCCATACCCATCTGGCCGTTCCCGCCTACTACGTGATTGCTCCAGCGGAGTGTTCAGCCAACCTATCGCGCTTCGATGGCGTTCGCTATGGCTATCGCTGTGACAACCCGAAAGACCTAGAAGACCTTTACAAACGCTCTAGGGGCGAAGGTTTTGGCGACGAAGTAAAACGTCGTATCCTAGTGGGAACCTACTGCCTCTCAGCCGGTTATTACGATGCTTACTACGGTAAAGCTCAGCAAGTGCGCCGTCTGATCAAGCAGGATTTTGTCGATGCATTTAAAGACGTAGACGTCATTCTCGGGCCAACCTCCCCATCACCCGCCTTTGAATTCGGCGCAAAAAGTGACGACCCGGTCGCCATGTACCTGGAGGATATCTATACCATCGCCACCAACCTGGCCGGCTTACCCGGTATGTCGATCCCCTGTGGGCTGGTCGACAACAAACCCGTGGGTCTGCAACTAATCGGCAATTATTTTGCCGAAGGCAAGCTGCTTAACCTAGCGCATCAATTCCAGCAGGCAACGGACTTCCACACCCTTGCCCCAGCATCCATCGCATAA
- the rng gene encoding ribonuclease G — MSEEILVNFGPTETRAALVENGVLQEVFVERARTKGFVGNIYKGKVVRVLPGMQAAFVDIGQARAGFIHVSDISPINENGIEERASAEADIREHLREGQDLLVQVIKDPISTKGARLTTQLSVSARYLVYMPNSDHIGISNRIEDEGERERLKGVVEKLAAEHADTYKGGGFIVRTVAEGATEEDLRADIPFVYRLWHDLADTIKHCKAPSIVYEDLPLYMRTIRDLMRSNIERVRIDSRESFAKMEKFAKHYAPEIGGRIEHYPGERPLFELYGVEDEIQKALDNKVVLKSGGYLIVEQTEAMSTIDVNTGAFVGHRNLEETIFKTNLEAASAIARQLRLRNLGGIIIIDFIDMKDLEHQRQVHRTLEKNLEKDRAKTSITGVSELGLVEMTRKRTRESLGQILCESCPVCAGRGSLKSAETICYEIFREILREARTYDNERFLVLVSQAVIDRVLDEESDSIANLEAFIGRPIKFQVESLYNQEQYDIILV, encoded by the coding sequence ATGAGTGAAGAAATACTGGTTAATTTTGGCCCGACGGAAACGCGGGCGGCGTTGGTTGAAAACGGCGTATTACAGGAGGTTTTTGTCGAGCGTGCGCGCACTAAGGGCTTTGTCGGCAATATTTATAAGGGCAAAGTTGTGCGTGTATTGCCGGGAATGCAGGCGGCGTTTGTGGATATCGGTCAGGCACGCGCCGGCTTTATCCATGTCTCCGATATATCCCCGATCAACGAAAACGGTATCGAAGAGCGGGCCAGTGCTGAGGCTGATATTCGCGAGCACCTGCGCGAAGGACAGGATCTGTTGGTGCAGGTCATTAAAGATCCCATTAGCACCAAGGGTGCTCGTCTGACTACACAGCTTTCTGTGTCTGCTCGCTATTTGGTATATATGCCTAATAGCGACCATATCGGTATCTCCAACCGCATTGAAGATGAAGGCGAGCGAGAGCGGTTAAAGGGCGTTGTCGAAAAGCTGGCTGCGGAGCACGCAGACACCTACAAGGGTGGGGGCTTTATTGTGCGAACAGTGGCTGAGGGTGCAACGGAAGAGGATTTACGTGCAGATATCCCCTTTGTTTACCGGCTTTGGCATGATCTGGCAGACACCATTAAGCATTGCAAAGCTCCGAGTATTGTTTACGAAGATTTACCGCTTTATATGCGTACCATTCGCGACTTGATGCGTTCCAATATTGAACGGGTTCGTATCGACTCGCGCGAATCTTTCGCCAAGATGGAGAAGTTTGCCAAACATTACGCGCCGGAAATCGGTGGCCGGATCGAGCACTATCCCGGTGAGCGTCCCTTGTTTGAGCTCTACGGGGTGGAAGACGAAATTCAAAAGGCGCTGGATAACAAAGTTGTACTTAAATCGGGCGGTTACCTAATTGTCGAACAGACCGAGGCGATGAGTACTATTGATGTGAATACGGGTGCTTTTGTCGGTCATCGCAATTTGGAAGAGACGATTTTCAAAACTAACCTGGAAGCTGCCAGTGCTATTGCTCGGCAATTACGGTTGCGTAACCTGGGCGGCATTATCATTATCGATTTTATTGATATGAAAGACTTGGAGCATCAGCGCCAGGTACATCGCACACTGGAAAAAAACCTGGAAAAGGATCGTGCCAAAACCAGTATTACCGGAGTATCGGAATTGGGATTGGTCGAGATGACGCGCAAGCGCACGCGCGAATCGTTGGGGCAAATACTGTGCGAGTCCTGTCCTGTATGTGCGGGGCGCGGATCGCTTAAATCGGCAGAAACGATTTGCTATGAAATTTTTCGGGAGATTCTACGTGAAGCACGCACTTACGATAATGAGCGATTTCTTGTGCTGGTTTCCCAGGCGGTGATTGACCGTGTATTGGATGAAGAGTCCGATAGTATCGCCAACCTAGAAGCTTTTATTGGTCGGCCAATCAAGTTTCAGGTGGAGTCACTCTACAATCAAGAACAATACGACATTATTCTGGTTTAG
- a CDS encoding Maf family protein produces MNDSPKEPINLYLASKSPRRRELLTQIGVRYQCISVDVPEERELDEKPQDYVCRLAQSKAQAGAALVADSHIPVLGSDTVVVCCDQVLEKPEDQQQGVEMLLALAGREHRVLTAISLCTAERSETRVNTTSVRFRDIGQSEAERYWRTGEPWDKAGGYGIQGLGAVFVEQITGSYTGVVGLPLFETCQLLSLFNVPIWQLKE; encoded by the coding sequence TTGAACGACTCCCCCAAAGAGCCGATTAATCTCTACCTAGCCTCCAAGTCTCCCCGCAGGCGTGAACTGTTAACGCAGATCGGCGTCCGATATCAGTGTATAAGTGTTGATGTACCTGAAGAACGTGAGCTCGATGAAAAACCGCAGGACTATGTTTGCCGGTTGGCGCAAAGCAAAGCTCAGGCGGGAGCGGCTTTAGTGGCCGATAGTCATATTCCGGTGCTGGGTTCCGACACCGTTGTGGTTTGTTGTGATCAGGTGTTGGAAAAACCGGAAGATCAACAGCAGGGAGTGGAGATGCTACTGGCCTTAGCGGGCAGGGAGCACCGGGTGTTGACGGCCATTTCTCTGTGTACCGCCGAGCGCAGCGAGACCCGTGTTAATACGACAAGTGTTCGTTTTCGCGATATTGGTCAATCGGAAGCTGAGCGTTACTGGCGGACCGGTGAGCCTTGGGATAAGGCTGGTGGCTATGGTATTCAGGGCTTGGGTGCCGTTTTTGTCGAACAGATTACCGGTAGCTACACGGGTGTTGTTGGCTTGCCTCTATTTGAAACCTGTCAGTTGTTGAGCCTGTTCAATGTGCCCATCTGGCAGCTTAAGGAATAA
- a CDS encoding rod shape-determining protein translates to MFKRLRGVFSNDLSIDLGTANTLIYVRERGIVLDEPSVVAIRNQNGQKSVEAVGMAAKRMLGRTPGNITAIRPLKDGVIADFQVTEKMLQHFIKKVHENSWFQPSPRVLVCVPCLSTEVEKRAIRESALGAGAREVRLIEEPMAAAIGAGLRVDEATGSMVVDIGGGTTEIAIISLNGVVLSDSVRIGGDRFDEAIVNYVRRKYGSVIGDATAERIKKEIGCAYAGSEVLEIDVRGRNLAEGVPKSFTLNSDEVLEALQEPLSGIVQSVKSALEQTPPELASDIAESGLVLTGGGALLRDLDRLLTEETGLPVVVAEDPLTCVARGGGRAMELMDQHTIDLVY, encoded by the coding sequence ATGTTCAAGCGTTTACGCGGTGTTTTTTCCAACGATCTATCTATTGATTTAGGTACTGCCAATACTCTTATCTACGTCCGCGAGCGCGGCATTGTTCTAGACGAACCTTCCGTGGTTGCCATTCGAAATCAAAACGGTCAAAAGTCGGTGGAAGCCGTTGGTATGGCCGCCAAGCGGATGCTCGGTCGAACGCCCGGTAATATCACGGCTATCCGGCCTTTGAAGGACGGTGTGATCGCCGACTTTCAGGTAACCGAAAAGATGCTGCAGCACTTTATCAAAAAAGTGCATGAGAACAGTTGGTTCCAGCCGAGTCCTCGTGTGCTGGTCTGTGTACCCTGCCTATCGACGGAAGTGGAAAAGCGCGCAATCCGCGAATCCGCTTTGGGGGCGGGTGCTCGCGAAGTACGTTTGATCGAAGAGCCGATGGCTGCCGCCATTGGAGCGGGTCTGAGGGTCGATGAGGCAACGGGTTCCATGGTGGTGGATATCGGTGGTGGCACGACCGAAATCGCCATTATTTCTCTGAATGGTGTCGTGCTGTCCGATTCGGTTCGCATTGGTGGTGATCGCTTCGACGAGGCGATTGTAAATTACGTGCGTCGTAAATATGGCAGCGTGATTGGTGACGCTACCGCTGAGCGTATTAAGAAAGAAATCGGCTGTGCCTACGCAGGCAGCGAAGTGCTGGAAATCGATGTGCGCGGTCGCAACCTCGCTGAAGGCGTACCCAAGAGCTTTACGCTGAACAGTGATGAAGTGCTGGAGGCCCTGCAGGAGCCACTTTCCGGCATTGTACAGTCTGTAAAAAGTGCGCTTGAGCAGACCCCGCCCGAATTGGCTTCGGATATCGCTGAGAGTGGTCTGGTCTTAACCGGCGGCGGCGCTCTACTGCGAGATCTCGATCGCTTGCTGACAGAAGAAACGGGCCTGCCGGTAGTGGTTGCGGAAGATCCGCTGACTTGCGTGGCACGCGGTGGCGGTCGGGCAATGGAGTTGATGGATCAGCATACCATTGATCTCGTGTACTAA
- a CDS encoding YhdP family protein, which translates to MVILSQRTLRRLARRFWGALFTLVIALAVFVQLGREAFPLLDDYRDDISQLLGKRLGVNLTVGGLSADWSGLRPQIELRDVVVTSKEQQKIFKIDLAVAELGLVDSLLSFSFQWRHLSFHQLETTLIQAESGTWLVKHLPITNRGNASFTIDDPLDIFLFGRRIELENANFNLEFRTGHTSVLSIPTITLENDKNFHRATASAGVLDTEGQGRQHFQLTMEGTGDPRDAENFNSVGYLALRQFPMERVVAAFADRHWQNMDQQQWGEGHRLDLELWFNGTTRKGMSLSGRVRSDGLPLEVPESVILPKGLASDISGRWHPKDGWRLMLQQLAVDWPEFQSPPLNVQLSGGLDRPVTIGVDHLDLQLWHDLAKKVGYIQGQADEILNTLSPTGLLNNIEVTLAPAEEGYFRLKADLGEVGVQSFRGSPIIEKLNGFVSASAFDGYVDIDSQDGFSIAFPNVYEQPMLFDTAVGRVGWLVDNQEKLAYVNSNRLQLVEGEETANAYLHLMLPTVRDGREPTMTLAVGLEKGPLSLQQKFVPKVVRKSLKEWLDRSIGRGTVSDLAFLFHGSISKKPLVRPSILLSGDVHNADLDFDPQWPPLKNIEGDLSLGNDTLDIYIQQASLLGNRINQADVTLISNPEDDGHALAIDGQLQSDAGAAMALLQQSPVRELLGSAFDSWDFSGAVSAAIQLQLPLKDKAKGAHQNINVDFSGARVDMRDIDLSVNKVKGKLSYQSDKGLSAAHLEGELWGKPIAARVESPLLGPGDSRRNTVIHFKGPVDIQDVRRWTKRPELGFTHGSSEVTGKVTIPAKGSANHVLEVGLSSQLKGVDFQLPKPLLKDAEQEKPFEVNLKLFDGFRRYQFDYDNMIGLRMQTGDAIENSGQIYINESPMPLQPGFFDVIGHVEAADLQVWDGVREQYFSYVDALKKSQNEAESEADLPIRLNLDIGKASIGDTAIDNVHVNGLGTEARWDLRVASETASGNVIVSGSEDALNLILDLDHLRLGSDDGSELGEEDKAWSMAEMELSKLTFPVDFSVKELIVSGKPFGRWAFDMNPLVDGVHLTNIRANVRGIGIGETVAEPVKTTGNKSRRRTRKTEQSTRAVKPKLTDREEFIHIAKQEPAAEFIWRQTDEGQSSFFKGTLMGRNIGELLEAWGSEKLLDSKMTIVRAEVSWPGAPDEIHMEEVSGQVIFDLRDGSFIRGAAEADNGLLRLIALFNFDTIVRRLKLDFSDLAKEGFAFDSVHGGFDFENGWVYINQPLVVQSTSSKMQVAGTLDLMEEKIDAQLVATLPVAGDITVAAALIAGLPAAVGVYLISKMFEKQVDKVSSINYAIRGSWSDPKIKFRKIFDDTAASEKGREVESISRDTVREGISAPPKDNNFDPPEPTPLPE; encoded by the coding sequence GTGGTAATACTCAGCCAACGAACTTTACGGCGCCTGGCCCGACGATTTTGGGGGGCACTGTTTACCCTGGTTATCGCTTTAGCTGTCTTTGTGCAGCTTGGGCGGGAAGCCTTTCCGTTGCTGGATGATTACCGCGACGATATCAGCCAATTGCTGGGGAAGCGTCTGGGAGTGAACCTTACCGTCGGCGGTCTATCGGCGGATTGGTCTGGCCTGCGTCCCCAAATCGAACTGCGGGATGTCGTTGTTACGAGTAAAGAGCAGCAAAAGATTTTTAAAATCGACTTGGCCGTTGCAGAGCTGGGTCTGGTCGATTCCCTGCTGAGTTTCAGTTTTCAGTGGCGACACCTCTCCTTTCACCAGCTTGAAACCACCTTGATTCAAGCCGAGAGTGGAACCTGGCTAGTGAAACATCTACCTATAACAAACCGGGGTAACGCTAGTTTCACTATCGATGATCCTCTCGATATTTTCCTGTTCGGCCGCAGGATTGAACTTGAAAACGCCAATTTCAACCTGGAGTTTCGTACGGGCCATACTTCGGTGCTGAGTATTCCAACTATTACTCTGGAGAACGACAAAAATTTTCACCGTGCGACGGCCTCCGCTGGTGTGCTGGATACTGAAGGGCAGGGGAGGCAGCATTTTCAGTTAACGATGGAGGGGACGGGTGATCCTCGGGATGCAGAAAACTTCAATTCCGTTGGCTATCTGGCTCTAAGGCAATTTCCTATGGAGAGGGTCGTTGCGGCGTTTGCCGATAGGCACTGGCAAAACATGGATCAGCAGCAGTGGGGAGAGGGCCACCGGCTTGATTTGGAGCTGTGGTTCAACGGGACGACGCGCAAGGGTATGTCTCTAAGCGGCCGTGTGCGTTCAGATGGTTTACCGCTGGAAGTCCCCGAAAGTGTGATTTTACCGAAGGGCCTAGCGTCAGATATTAGTGGTCGTTGGCACCCCAAAGACGGGTGGAGACTGATGTTGCAACAGTTGGCGGTCGACTGGCCTGAATTTCAGTCCCCTCCTCTTAATGTACAGCTCTCCGGTGGGCTGGATCGCCCCGTTACCATAGGCGTTGATCATCTGGATTTACAGCTCTGGCACGATCTGGCGAAGAAAGTTGGCTATATTCAGGGCCAAGCAGACGAAATACTGAACACGCTTTCTCCCACGGGGTTGCTGAATAATATAGAGGTGACGCTGGCGCCCGCCGAAGAGGGTTATTTTCGCTTAAAGGCGGACTTGGGTGAAGTGGGGGTCCAGAGTTTTCGCGGCTCTCCCATTATTGAAAAGCTTAATGGTTTTGTTTCTGCCAGCGCCTTTGATGGCTACGTGGATATCGACAGTCAGGATGGATTCAGCATTGCATTCCCCAACGTTTATGAACAGCCTATGCTTTTCGATACCGCTGTGGGACGGGTTGGTTGGTTGGTCGATAACCAGGAAAAGTTGGCCTATGTGAACTCCAATCGCCTTCAGCTGGTTGAGGGGGAAGAAACTGCCAACGCATACCTGCATCTGATGTTGCCGACAGTAAGAGATGGGCGGGAGCCTACTATGACGCTGGCGGTTGGCTTGGAAAAAGGGCCACTTAGCCTGCAGCAAAAATTTGTGCCCAAAGTTGTCCGGAAAAGCCTGAAGGAATGGTTGGATCGCAGTATTGGTCGCGGAACGGTAAGTGACCTCGCCTTTCTTTTTCACGGTTCTATTTCTAAAAAACCACTTGTTCGACCCTCGATATTACTATCTGGCGACGTCCATAATGCCGATTTGGATTTCGACCCTCAGTGGCCGCCGCTGAAAAATATTGAAGGCGACCTCAGCCTGGGCAACGATACTCTGGATATTTATATCCAGCAGGCAAGCCTGCTGGGAAATCGGATTAACCAGGCCGACGTCACGCTTATTAGTAATCCGGAGGATGACGGTCATGCGCTCGCGATCGACGGCCAGCTGCAAAGCGATGCTGGTGCGGCGATGGCGCTGTTACAGCAGAGCCCCGTGAGAGAGCTATTGGGCTCTGCCTTCGATTCCTGGGATTTCTCGGGAGCGGTTTCAGCTGCGATCCAATTGCAGTTACCGTTAAAGGATAAAGCGAAAGGGGCCCACCAAAATATCAATGTTGATTTTTCGGGGGCTCGGGTAGATATGCGTGATATCGACCTGTCGGTTAATAAGGTTAAGGGCAAGCTCAGTTATCAGTCGGATAAAGGCCTCAGTGCAGCCCATTTGGAGGGAGAGCTGTGGGGTAAACCGATCGCCGCCCGCGTTGAAAGCCCGCTGCTTGGGCCGGGCGATAGTCGGCGCAATACAGTGATTCATTTTAAGGGGCCGGTGGATATTCAAGACGTTCGCCGTTGGACAAAACGACCTGAGCTGGGGTTTACACATGGCTCGAGTGAGGTTACTGGAAAAGTAACGATTCCGGCCAAAGGTAGTGCCAATCATGTTCTTGAGGTCGGCCTCTCATCACAGTTAAAAGGTGTCGATTTCCAATTGCCGAAGCCCTTGCTCAAAGACGCAGAACAGGAAAAGCCGTTTGAGGTAAACCTGAAGCTATTTGACGGCTTTCGGCGATATCAGTTCGATTATGACAATATGATCGGCCTGCGAATGCAGACAGGCGACGCTATCGAAAATAGTGGCCAAATATATATTAATGAGAGCCCCATGCCGCTGCAACCAGGCTTCTTTGATGTTATTGGTCACGTAGAGGCCGCAGATTTACAGGTATGGGATGGGGTTAGAGAACAGTATTTCAGCTATGTAGATGCGCTAAAGAAAAGCCAAAACGAAGCGGAATCAGAGGCTGATTTACCTATTCGTTTAAACCTGGATATTGGCAAAGCCAGCATCGGTGATACCGCTATCGACAACGTTCATGTTAATGGTCTCGGTACGGAAGCGCGCTGGGATCTTCGGGTGGCGAGCGAAACCGCTTCAGGGAATGTGATTGTCAGCGGTAGTGAAGATGCGCTTAATCTGATTTTGGATCTGGATCATCTGCGTTTGGGGAGCGATGATGGCTCTGAGCTGGGAGAGGAAGACAAGGCTTGGTCGATGGCTGAGATGGAATTGTCCAAGCTGACATTCCCTGTTGATTTCTCTGTAAAAGAACTCATTGTTAGCGGTAAGCCGTTTGGCCGTTGGGCTTTTGATATGAATCCACTGGTCGATGGCGTTCACCTTACCAATATTCGTGCAAACGTTCGCGGTATTGGTATTGGTGAAACCGTCGCCGAGCCGGTAAAAACAACAGGTAATAAAAGCCGAAGGCGCACTCGAAAAACGGAGCAAAGTACGAGAGCGGTTAAACCTAAATTAACTGATCGCGAGGAATTTATTCATATAGCCAAACAGGAGCCAGCGGCAGAATTTATTTGGAGACAAACGGACGAGGGGCAAAGCAGTTTTTTCAAAGGTACATTGATGGGGCGCAATATAGGCGAGCTACTGGAAGCTTGGGGCTCCGAAAAGTTGCTTGATAGTAAAATGACGATTGTCCGTGCCGAAGTCTCCTGGCCCGGTGCGCCGGACGAAATTCATATGGAAGAGGTTAGTGGTCAGGTGATTTTTGATTTGCGCGATGGGAGCTTTATTCGTGGAGCTGCCGAGGCTGACAACGGTTTGCTACGTTTAATTGCACTCTTCAATTTCGATACCATTGTGCGGCGCTTAAAGTTAGATTTCAGCGATCTGGCGAAAGAGGGGTTTGCTTTTGATTCGGTACACGGTGGGTTCGACTTTGAAAATGGTTGGGTTTACATTAATCAGCCCTTGGTGGTTCAATCCACTTCTTCCAAAATGCAGGTTGCCGGTACGCTCGACCTTATGGAAGAAAAAATTGATGCGCAACTCGTTGCTACTTTGCCGGTTGCGGGAGATATAACCGTAGCGGCTGCCTTGATTGCTGGTTTACCTGCCGCCGTGGGTGTTTATCTTATCAGTAAAATGTTTGAAAAA